A genomic segment from Ignavibacteriales bacterium encodes:
- a CDS encoding recombinase zinc beta ribbon domain-containing protein — protein sequence MTNKIYIGKITYKKQEFKGLHSPIVDETKFSQVNDQLNVSKNDRFTSQVDSELLLLGRLKCGFCGSNLTTSFVGKKDGTKDFYYKCTTKSKYGSSKCESRDIHASEIEIFIEMLIKKIASSDQLFNSVFSQLGHNESKDLKAYETQRNSLIANLNNINQEINNLTSFIAKGSASEFKSVTLKLEDLENQREMIKEERKKVDHEISLIKNTVVDKSDLKQIFKDLSKYYDAASKEERKYMIKTIIREITIKLKKKEEKGTIDIHFRGDGHIKKEWVNRIVNPDKIVSSYYLDWLREQDSNLQPFG from the coding sequence ATCACAAATAAAATTTATATCGGAAAAATCACTTACAAAAAGCAGGAATTTAAAGGATTACATTCACCGATAGTTGATGAAACTAAATTTAGTCAGGTTAATGATCAATTAAATGTTTCTAAGAATGATCGTTTTACTTCTCAAGTGGATTCTGAGCTTTTGTTATTAGGTAGATTAAAATGTGGATTCTGCGGTAGTAATTTGACTACATCATTTGTTGGGAAAAAAGATGGAACAAAAGATTTCTACTATAAGTGCACAACGAAGTCTAAGTATGGAAGTTCTAAATGTGAAAGTCGAGATATTCACGCCAGTGAAATCGAAATATTTATTGAAATGCTGATAAAAAAAATTGCTTCCTCTGATCAATTATTTAATTCTGTTTTTTCACAATTAGGACATAATGAATCTAAAGATCTTAAAGCTTATGAAACTCAGAGGAATTCTTTAATTGCCAATTTGAATAATATCAATCAAGAGATAAATAATTTAACTAGTTTTATTGCTAAGGGTTCGGCCAGCGAGTTTAAGTCAGTCACATTAAAGCTAGAAGATTTAGAAAATCAAAGAGAAATGATTAAAGAAGAAAGAAAAAAAGTTGATCATGAAATTTCTTTAATAAAAAATACTGTGGTTGATAAATCTGACTTGAAGCAAATATTCAAAGATCTTTCAAAGTATTACGACGCTGCTTCAAAAGAAGAACGAAAATATATGATTAAGACCATCATTAGAGAAATAACTATTAAATTAAAGAAAAAGGAAGAAAAAGGGACGATTGATATACATTTTAGAGGTGATGGGCATATAAAAAAAGAATGGGTTAACAGAATTGTTAACCCAGATAAGATAGTTTCGAGCTACTATCTCGATTGGCTCCGCGAGCAAGACTCGAACTTGCAACCCTTCGGTTAA
- a CDS encoding S46 family peptidase, with translation MFFNNTKLQHPFLITLSLLIVISFAFIPTKPDEGMFPLSDIKNINLNEKGLKISVDEVYNPNGVSLVDALVKIGGCTGSFVSNDGLIITNHHCVFGIVSNASTIENNYLENGFLAEDREKELPASGLTCRITDSYEDVSAEVLEAANTAEDISKRTTAISDKIKEIVKREEEKDSTIAAVVSEMFVGEQYVLFRYKTINDVRLVYVPPRTIGEFGGESDNWVWPRHNGDFSFVRAYVAPDGSSAKYSENNVPYHPKKFLQVNPNGVNEEDFVFILGYPGRTYKHQPSQFLMMQEKFQLPYIQDMFSWLINLYEKRGENDPEFALKIVGEIQGLANTEKNYRGKMQGLERLKLIQKKQEEEKQLQVFINSNPKLKEKYETILSEIDEAHQDAFTSGRRNLVLFMLSRFVDYYRLAEIFIDYKKEMLKPELERKSLYKEDKRSDFYNSITKLYNDFMPDLEPQILNKILNDASMFDECKDLEPFKSFAKGKSKQDFISDLYDDTFIKDSKEYFELLEDKDETLEDIDDPYINLVMKAVELGDTEREKSQVRDGKINILLAKLNDVKRQWLNKSFVPDANSTLRLTYGYVRGYSPADATYFSPNTTLTGLIEKGRNTGDYKLNKKIKELYDAKDFGQFILPKSNDVPVNFIYNMDTSGGNSGSPIMDAYGRLVGVNFDRAFEATVNDYTWSEKYSRSIGVDIRYVLWVAQKVSKADFLLKEMGINI, from the coding sequence ATGTTTTTCAATAATACAAAACTTCAACATCCATTTTTAATTACACTATCACTTTTAATTGTAATCTCTTTCGCTTTCATTCCAACCAAACCGGATGAAGGAATGTTTCCGTTAAGTGATATTAAAAACATCAACTTAAATGAAAAGGGGTTAAAGATAAGTGTAGATGAAGTTTATAATCCAAACGGCGTTAGTCTTGTTGATGCTCTCGTAAAGATTGGCGGCTGCACGGGTTCATTTGTTTCTAACGATGGATTGATAATCACAAATCATCATTGTGTATTTGGAATTGTTTCTAATGCCAGTACTATTGAAAACAATTATTTAGAAAATGGTTTTTTAGCTGAAGACCGAGAAAAAGAATTACCGGCAAGCGGATTGACCTGTAGAATCACAGATTCCTATGAAGATGTTAGTGCAGAAGTTTTAGAAGCAGCAAACACAGCTGAAGATATTTCCAAAAGAACAACTGCAATATCAGATAAGATAAAAGAAATTGTAAAACGCGAAGAAGAAAAAGATAGCACAATCGCAGCCGTGGTTTCAGAAATGTTTGTGGGTGAACAGTATGTACTGTTTAGATATAAAACGATTAACGATGTTAGATTAGTTTACGTGCCTCCAAGAACTATTGGTGAGTTTGGTGGAGAATCCGATAACTGGGTGTGGCCAAGACACAATGGAGATTTTTCATTTGTTCGCGCTTATGTTGCGCCGGATGGTTCATCGGCAAAATACTCTGAAAATAATGTGCCTTATCATCCTAAAAAGTTTTTGCAGGTAAATCCAAATGGAGTTAATGAAGAAGACTTTGTTTTTATACTTGGTTATCCCGGCAGAACTTACAAACATCAACCATCACAGTTTTTAATGATGCAGGAAAAATTTCAATTACCATATATTCAGGATATGTTTTCCTGGCTGATAAATCTTTATGAAAAACGTGGAGAGAACGACCCTGAGTTTGCATTGAAAATTGTTGGAGAAATTCAGGGCCTGGCAAATACAGAAAAGAATTACCGTGGTAAAATGCAAGGATTAGAAAGATTAAAACTAATTCAGAAAAAACAAGAAGAGGAAAAACAACTTCAGGTGTTTATTAATTCTAATCCCAAACTAAAAGAAAAATATGAAACCATATTAAGTGAAATTGATGAGGCACATCAGGATGCTTTTACTAGCGGAAGAAGAAATCTTGTTTTGTTTATGTTAAGTCGATTCGTGGATTATTATCGACTTGCAGAAATATTTATCGATTACAAAAAAGAAATGCTTAAGCCTGAATTAGAAAGAAAATCATTATACAAAGAAGATAAGAGATCTGATTTTTATAACTCAATTACAAAACTTTATAATGATTTTATGCCTGATCTTGAACCGCAAATATTAAATAAAATATTAAACGATGCTTCAATGTTCGATGAATGTAAAGATTTGGAACCGTTTAAGAGTTTTGCAAAAGGAAAAAGCAAACAAGATTTTATTTCTGATTTATATGATGATACTTTTATAAAAGACAGCAAAGAATATTTTGAACTTCTTGAAGATAAAGATGAAACCTTGGAAGATATTGATGATCCATATATTAATTTGGTAATGAAGGCAGTTGAACTTGGCGATACAGAAAGAGAAAAATCACAGGTTCGTGATGGTAAAATAAATATCCTTCTTGCAAAACTTAATGATGTTAAAAGACAATGGCTTAATAAATCATTTGTACCGGATGCTAACAGTACATTAAGATTAACTTATGGGTATGTGCGAGGATATTCCCCAGCGGATGCAACTTATTTTTCTCCAAATACAACCCTAACTGGATTGATAGAAAAGGGAAGGAACACAGGAGATTATAAACTAAATAAGAAAATAAAAGAATTGTACGATGCTAAAGATTTTGGGCAATTTATTCTTCCAAAATCAAATGATGTACCGGTTAATTTTATTTATAATATGGATACAAGCGGCGGAAATTCAGGCAGCCCGATTATGGATGCTTACGGAAGATTAGTCGGAGTAAACTTTGATCGTGCATTTGAAGCAACCGTTAATGATTATACCTGGAGTGAAAAATATAGTCGCTCAATTGGCGTGGATATTCGTTATGTATTATGGGTTGCCCAAAAGGTAAGCAAAGCTGATTTTCTGCTAAAAGAAATGGGAATTAACATTTAA
- the ccsA gene encoding cytochrome c biogenesis protein CcsA — translation MIGSIFLSVALVLSLIAMVMYYLSFKGYKNTLNIARYSYHGMAIFVIAASTFLWYAILTHQYQYKYIFSYSQNSLSTGLLLSSFWGGQEGSFMLWLLLTSIIGIILQSYSSKRGDLEPRVMAVFALATSFLLVMVSPWFKNPFEFIWTIPVFVDVKNINAQFLNLPFIQNFIFTDQQSNTTFVQMSSELHALLAQAGVQVNQFIADGKGLNPQLLNYWMQIHPPMLFIGFSMATVPFAFAMAALMKNDYREWVNQSLPWVLAGTGILGLGIMMGGYWAYEMLGWGGYWAWDPVENSSLIPWLIGVASIHTMLVQKRSLKSTDGIGRYAKTNLILSILTYVLVLYSTFLTRSGVLGDASVHSFVDPGQLVYLFLVVFIGTFILLGFGSIAFRWKHLDDKTVYEESVLSRELSLFTASIILVASAIIVLVGTSAPLFGNAVDTFFYDEMHLPIAIIIGLLNGLSLLIKWKSTNTKDLLKESTISVIVSIVLTIAVVVIGGVHKIMMIILTFSSIFALVVNAEIAFKIVKGNLKNLGGYVAHIGIALFILGIVGSAAYSDQMNVELIKDKPTTAFGYEMTFTGYTPIENNTKFAFNINMKKGNNVHTVSPIMYISDYNNSLMREPAILNLFSKDVYIAPLGFDEGTNQSAGSGETVQLEKGKITEYKNSKISFDKFDISSETMADMQAGKDFQMGANLTIVTNDKKEEFELFRKSVSGEIQFTDFVSKNAGLKIQLTNLTAQMIEVSITSLNDTPQQVVEQKQEVLSVTASVKPYISLVWIGVIVMVLGFFVAVARRLKESLL, via the coding sequence ATGATTGGAAGTATTTTTTTAAGTGTTGCACTTGTATTAAGTTTGATTGCAATGGTAATGTATTACCTTTCTTTCAAAGGATATAAAAACACCTTGAACATTGCACGTTACAGCTATCACGGAATGGCAATATTTGTAATAGCTGCCTCCACTTTTTTGTGGTACGCAATTTTAACTCATCAATATCAATACAAATATATTTTTAGTTACAGCCAAAATTCATTATCAACAGGATTGTTATTATCATCCTTTTGGGGCGGGCAAGAAGGAAGCTTTATGCTTTGGTTGCTGCTTACTTCAATTATCGGCATAATACTTCAATCATATTCTTCAAAGAGAGGTGATCTTGAACCAAGAGTGATGGCGGTTTTTGCGCTTGCGACGTCTTTTCTATTAGTTATGGTTTCGCCATGGTTCAAAAATCCTTTTGAGTTTATTTGGACTATCCCTGTTTTTGTCGATGTGAAAAATATTAATGCTCAATTCTTAAATCTTCCATTTATACAAAATTTTATATTTACAGATCAACAGTCAAACACGACATTTGTACAGATGAGCTCTGAGCTTCATGCTTTGTTAGCACAAGCAGGAGTTCAGGTAAATCAATTTATTGCAGATGGAAAAGGATTAAATCCGCAATTACTAAACTACTGGATGCAGATTCACCCACCAATGTTGTTTATCGGATTCTCAATGGCAACAGTGCCCTTTGCTTTTGCGATGGCAGCTTTAATGAAAAATGATTATCGTGAATGGGTTAATCAATCGTTGCCGTGGGTGCTTGCAGGAACTGGAATTCTTGGTCTAGGAATTATGATGGGCGGATATTGGGCTTATGAAATGCTTGGCTGGGGTGGATATTGGGCATGGGATCCTGTAGAAAATTCAAGCTTGATTCCGTGGTTAATTGGAGTTGCTTCAATCCACACTATGCTTGTGCAAAAAAGAAGTTTAAAATCCACTGATGGAATTGGAAGATATGCAAAGACAAATCTTATTCTTAGCATTTTAACATATGTTTTGGTTTTGTACAGCACATTCTTAACAAGAAGTGGGGTGCTTGGTGATGCCTCAGTGCACTCGTTTGTTGACCCCGGACAACTAGTTTATTTATTTCTTGTAGTGTTTATAGGAACATTTATTTTACTTGGATTCGGTAGCATAGCATTTAGATGGAAGCACTTAGATGATAAAACTGTTTATGAAGAAAGCGTTCTTTCACGTGAACTATCCTTATTTACAGCCTCCATTATACTTGTAGCCTCTGCAATTATTGTTCTTGTTGGTACATCTGCTCCATTATTTGGAAATGCTGTTGATACTTTTTTCTACGATGAAATGCATTTACCAATTGCAATTATTATTGGATTGTTAAACGGACTTAGCTTACTTATCAAATGGAAGAGCACTAACACAAAAGACCTATTAAAGGAATCAACAATTTCTGTAATCGTAAGTATTGTACTTACGATAGCAGTTGTAGTAATTGGTGGGGTGCATAAAATAATGATGATTATTCTTACCTTCTCATCAATATTTGCGCTTGTTGTAAACGCAGAAATTGCTTTTAAAATTGTTAAAGGAAATCTAAAAAATCTTGGTGGCTATGTAGCGCATATTGGGATAGCACTGTTTATTCTGGGTATAGTTGGTTCTGCTGCCTACAGCGATCAGATGAATGTTGAACTTATAAAAGATAAACCAACAACTGCATTCGGTTATGAAATGACTTTTACAGGTTATACCCCAATTGAGAATAACACAAAATTTGCCTTTAACATAAATATGAAAAAAGGGAATAATGTTCATACCGTTTCTCCAATAATGTATATCTCCGATTATAATAACAGTCTTATGCGCGAACCTGCTATACTTAATCTTTTCTCTAAAGATGTTTACATTGCACCACTCGGCTTTGATGAAGGAACAAATCAAAGTGCTGGTAGTGGAGAAACTGTTCAACTTGAAAAAGGAAAAATAACAGAATATAAGAATTCAAAAATTTCATTTGATAAATTTGATATCTCATCTGAAACTATGGCTGATATGCAGGCAGGTAAAGATTTTCAAATGGGTGCAAACTTAACGATAGTAACAAATGATAAAAAAGAAGAGTTTGAGCTGTTTAGAAAAAGCGTTAGCGGCGAAATTCAGTTTACGGATTTTGTTTCTAAAAATGCCGGACTAAAAATTCAACTAACAAATCTTACTGCTCAAATGATCGAAGTATCAATTACATCTTTAAATGATACTCCGCAGCAAGTTGTTGAACAAAAACAAGAAGTGTTATCCGTTACTGCAAGTGTAAAACCATATATTAGTCTTGTATGGATAGGCGTAATTGTAATGGTGCTTGGTTTCTTTGTTGCAGTAGCAAGGAGATTGAAAGAATCTTTGTTGTAA
- a CDS encoding cytochrome c maturation protein CcmE yields the protein MKNKYIFGGFIIVLFLGIMAYLFTQSNIKYESNFANVKTTDKTVKATGSWVKEKNYDMNREQNTFSFIMKDVTGNEMKVIYEGAMPNNFESATSVVVTGSYRNGYFHAKDILTKCPSKYEEQNVQSSSM from the coding sequence ATGAAAAATAAATACATCTTCGGCGGATTTATCATCGTATTATTCCTTGGAATAATGGCGTACCTTTTTACACAAAGCAATATTAAATATGAAAGTAATTTTGCAAATGTAAAAACCACAGATAAAACAGTTAAAGCTACTGGCAGCTGGGTAAAAGAAAAAAATTATGATATGAATCGTGAACAAAATACATTTTCATTTATAATGAAAGATGTAACCGGAAATGAAATGAAAGTGATTTACGAAGGTGCTATGCCAAATAATTTTGAAAGTGCGACAAGTGTTGTTGTCACCGGCTCATACCGCAATGGGTATTTTCATGCAAAAGACATTTTAACAAAATGTCCCAGCAAGTACGAAGAACAAAATGTTCAGTCATCTAGTATGTAA
- a CDS encoding CcmD family protein, with protein sequence MEQFLSQNAIYIVMIIVLIVWAGIFGYMFSLDKRIKQVEKEMIGEKNEK encoded by the coding sequence TTGGAACAATTTCTATCGCAAAATGCAATTTATATTGTAATGATTATTGTACTTATTGTTTGGGCAGGAATTTTTGGTTATATGTTTAGCCTTGATAAAAGAATTAAACAAGTAGAAAAAGAAATGATTGGAGAAAAAAATGAAAAATAA
- the ccsA gene encoding cytochrome c biogenesis protein CcsA translates to MIWKIFLFLLLAFVSIAGIAFPIVENPTHWYEYPFIPGLEENAKIIFFHVPTAWLTVVAFFMSTIYSFKYLRKKNLDDDVKSYAAAQLGMIFCILATVTGAVWAKFAWGSYWSWDPRQTSIFALLLIYGAWFALRSSIESEEKRATLSSVYSMIAFVTVPFFIFIMPRIMTGLHPGSADDSNAGPVVDFKMNGNMQLIFFLSLIGFTILYFWMWNIGYRSILLREKLNKQLIRG, encoded by the coding sequence ATGATCTGGAAAATATTTTTATTTCTTTTACTTGCGTTTGTCTCTATCGCTGGAATTGCATTTCCCATTGTAGAGAATCCAACACATTGGTATGAATATCCTTTCATTCCCGGCCTTGAAGAAAACGCAAAAATAATATTCTTTCATGTTCCGACAGCCTGGTTAACAGTAGTAGCATTTTTTATGTCAACAATTTATAGCTTCAAGTATTTACGTAAGAAAAATTTGGATGATGATGTTAAGTCTTACGCTGCAGCTCAACTCGGAATGATTTTCTGTATCCTCGCAACAGTAACAGGTGCAGTTTGGGCTAAATTTGCATGGGGTTCATATTGGAGTTGGGATCCAAGACAAACAAGTATATTTGCATTGTTATTAATTTATGGTGCATGGTTTGCGCTTCGATCATCAATTGAATCTGAAGAAAAGCGCGCAACACTTTCATCGGTTTATTCTATGATTGCGTTTGTTACTGTTCCGTTTTTTATTTTTATAATGCCACGAATTATGACTGGACTTCATCCAGGCTCTGCAGATGACTCAAATGCTGGACCAGTTGTTGATTTTAAAATGAACGGAAATATGCAGTTGATATTTTTTCTTTCATTGATTGGGTTTACAATTCTTTATTTTTGGATGTGGAATATCGGATACAGGTCAATTTTATTACGCGAAAAATTAAATAAACAATTAATAAGAGGTTAA
- a CDS encoding heme exporter protein CcmB, with protein MNSKSYSLFLKDFKSELRTRYAINALAMFIIVAISVILFSVGNEKISPSLTGGLFWVVIFFTAMSGLSRAFVSEEERGTALTLQLIAAPSTVYTGKLIFNIILVFAMNTIIAVLYSAIFEAFVIQNFILFLASFVLGNIGLAVSSTIIAAIIAKAGAKGTLYPVLSFPILLPLILTSVQLTLFAIDGISFERAKFELAIVVSYDVIMLTASYMLFDFIWKE; from the coding sequence ATGAACTCGAAATCCTACAGCTTGTTTTTAAAAGATTTTAAATCTGAATTACGGACACGATATGCAATAAACGCACTTGCAATGTTTATTATTGTTGCAATCAGTGTAATTTTATTTTCAGTCGGTAACGAAAAAATTAGTCCAAGTTTGACCGGCGGATTGTTCTGGGTCGTTATCTTTTTTACCGCCATGTCTGGATTATCCAGAGCTTTCGTTTCTGAGGAAGAGCGAGGCACTGCATTAACTTTACAACTAATTGCTGCTCCATCTACCGTTTACACCGGAAAATTGATTTTTAACATAATTTTAGTTTTTGCAATGAATACAATTATTGCTGTACTCTATTCAGCAATATTTGAAGCGTTTGTTATTCAGAATTTTATATTATTTTTGGCATCATTTGTACTTGGTAATATTGGATTAGCTGTTTCATCAACTATAATAGCTGCAATTATTGCAAAAGCTGGAGCGAAAGGAACGCTATATCCTGTGCTCTCATTTCCCATATTATTGCCTTTGATTTTAACGTCCGTTCAGCTAACATTGTTTGCAATAGATGGCATATCCTTTGAAAGAGCTAAGTTTGAATTGGCAATTGTTGTGAGCTACGATGTAATAATGCTCACAGCATCTTATATGTTATTTGATTTTATTTGGAAAGAATAG
- a CDS encoding ABC transporter ATP-binding protein, translated as MTNYSVEAVDLNKSFGRRLIFNDLHFKFDSVGVYGISGPNGSGKSTLVKIIAGIIGSSKGKILHKLNDKEITEEHLHDHIGFVSPYLVLYEEFSTYENLKIFADIRGVAFNKERVDYLLNKFLLFKRKDDLLKTYSSGMKQRVKFIFALMHSPQLLILDEPTSNLDEEGKKSVYDIVKEEGQKNIVLIASNEKHDLELCGDIVYLEKYKN; from the coding sequence ATGACTAACTATTCTGTTGAAGCTGTTGATTTGAACAAATCTTTTGGAAGAAGACTTATTTTTAATGATTTACATTTTAAATTTGATAGCGTTGGAGTTTACGGAATATCAGGTCCAAACGGTTCAGGTAAATCTACACTTGTAAAAATTATTGCAGGAATTATCGGATCATCTAAAGGTAAGATTTTACACAAGCTGAATGATAAAGAAATTACTGAGGAACATTTACATGATCATATTGGATTTGTCTCACCTTATCTTGTTTTGTATGAGGAATTTTCTACATATGAAAATTTAAAAATATTTGCTGATATTAGAGGTGTTGCGTTTAACAAAGAACGAGTCGATTATCTTTTAAATAAATTTTTATTGTTTAAAAGAAAAGACGATTTGTTAAAAACATATTCTTCGGGAATGAAGCAAAGAGTAAAATTTATTTTTGCTTTAATGCACTCTCCGCAATTACTAATTCTTGATGAGCCAACTTCTAATCTTGATGAAGAAGGGAAAAAATCTGTTTATGATATTGTAAAAGAAGAAGGGCAAAAAAATATTGTGTTGATAGCATCCAACGAAAAACATGATTTAGAATTGTGTGGTGATATCGTTTATTTGGAGAAATATAAAAATTAA